A region of the Leishmania panamensis strain MHOM/PA/94/PSC-1 chromosome 10 sequence genome:
CCACCTACGTACGGTGGAGGCCGAGAAAGCAATGCAAGAGGCAAAGCTTCATTGCACCATGCAAAGCATCAACGAGCTGTCGAAGCACCTCAAGCAAGAGGAGCAACAAATCGCCAaccgcctgcagcaccgactgctgcggctgcacgcTCAGCGAGAACAGCTCGACCAGGTCCTAGAGGAGCAGACGAgttcgctgcagcagctggagcagcttgtgcaagaggtggaggagatggaccagagcgacgccgcggagagaggcggaggctgtctgggcacacacacctccactGCGATGCCAGTGCTCGCCGTTGTCCCCGCAAGCGGCGCCCCAGCAGCTAGCAGTGGCGTCTTTGGCCCTGTCCACGAGCGTAGCAGCAGTCGCCTGAGCGCAGCGAGCTCCACTACCGCCACCAACACGGCCGACGTCGCCTACGACCCCACAGCAATGATACGGTACTTGACGGATGAGAtcgcggcagcggagggacTGCGAACGGAGGCGCTGTCCAAGGCGGAGAAGTACGTCGCCATGCGTGAGCGGCTGGAGCGGCGCCTCGCGCGAGAGAAGCAACAGCGGGCCGAGCAGCAGTCCCGCACGCAGGAAATtcatcagcagctgcaggatgCGAGCACCGCCGTGAatgagagggaggtggcgcaTGCAATGGCGGTGGAGATGGAAATGGATCGACACCTGAACAGTTCACGCTTTGGCGGTGACATCATCTcaagcgccagcagcacgtgtGCAACGCCCCAGCTGCGTGCCGTGAGCACGGTGGCTAGCCGGGGCAACTCCGCATCGCCTGGGGTTAGCCGACCTTGTCCCGGTCCCGCTGCGCAGGACCCCGAAGGCCGCCCGCAAGACACATTTGTGCTGCCGAACAGCAGCGTCTGTAGCGGTTCGGCGGGCTCTACAGGCCACTTCGACCATCTCGGAGGCACCAGCAGTGCGTTTTCTGGGATTCCAGGCGTCGTCACATCACTAGGCCACGccccggcagctgcgcctgcgaTGGAGGCAGCGGACGGTCCTGTCCACTCCAACCCCACTGAACGCACCGACGAGTCACAATGAAACGACGGTGTTCTCCGAGGGCGCCGtgcctcctcacacacacacacacaggcacagaacGGCTTCTGCAGGGCGCCTCTCGCATGGCCACCCCGCGTCCGCTGATGTCTGCAGAGGGAACGCCGCTGTCCACCCCGTGTGTGCCCACAGCCCGAGACTCCATGCTGtagcacctccgccttcctCAATGTGTTagactgtgtgtgtgtgtgtatgtgagcATCGATGTATCGTCCCCTCTACATACCGTGTGAGGGCTGCGGTGTGAGCAGACGTTGCGTGGGttgagaggaagggggctTGGTGCATCGTGCACTCCGTTACCACACATCGCTGTTCCCCTCACCTTGTCACTACTACaacagggagagggaaaaagtgCTCCTCTTGAGCTTTGCCATGCCCTcaagcaacacacacacacacgtacacgtcgCTTTGCACCACTCGTGTCTACTCAGGTCTCCTCTCCCGACTGCGTTTGTTtggtggtggctgccccccccccttcgccgtctctcttcctttacCATATCATCTCTCTACGTCGTACCAAAGAGGCCTCTACCTCCCCACCGTCATCGATGTGCACATAGACACAGACACTGCGTGAGATGACACGTACCAGCACTGGATttttggtctctctctcctgatttttccttctcttgcctCTTATGGCTCTTTTGACGCCTCTCCAcaccctccaccccccccccgactctcccctctcttctctcgttgtgtgtgtgcgagtgtgtaGCCCTCGGCCTGCATCGATGAAGCCCACCTTTTCACTTTTCTTTCCACTCTCTTTCCGTCTGCCCATTGTCTTCACCTCCTTTGGCTTTCTCCCCCACCTACCCACCTCTTcagtttctcttctccctttcactcTACAATACGTGTACATGAAGCTGTATGAGTGTACATATACACTCACGTCCCCGACTTTACCCCAGTCGGTGTGGTGCGTGATAAGCCATGGTgcgtctttctccttctcccggTATATGCTGAAGGTgatctctctttcgctgtcgGATGTCTTGCTGAGTTTCCGTTCAATCTTGCGTATGAAGCCTTTGTTGATGTGCCttatgtgtgcatgtgtaaCTGGACTGGTACTGCGTTGCATGTTGCCTGTGCATGCTCTTGTTGAGGACCGTTtccacccacccgcccccccccccacgccgcTGTGCAGTCTGCaggcccctccccctcccctccaattctcttccctctccctcctccctcttctctctgcctgtgtgtgcgggggtcTCGCgcccggcagcaccgccctctccccgcctccccGGAGACGGAAGAGCAAATGTGAGGGAGGAAATGGGCAGTGAGAGGAACACGAATGTTGTGAGGTGGAAATTAGCGCAAACG
Encoded here:
- a CDS encoding hypothetical protein (TriTrypDB/GeneDB-style sysID: LpmP.10.0130) yields the protein MTVENKIASMPNPPPLYDFEVEADQLTRKQLEERVEQMRAANLVLRTSVLRLRESLATLQEGMRANYADLERRQEGISNMLLRRLEATKHHHSKLVAHLRTVEAEKAMQEAKLHCTMQSINELSKHLKQEEQQIANRLQHRLLRLHAQREQLDQVLEEQTSSLQQLEQLVQEVEEMDQSDAAERGGGCLGTHTSTAMPVLAVVPASGAPAASSGVFGPVHERSSSRLSAASSTTATNTADVAYDPTAMIRYLTDEIAAAEGLRTEALSKAEKYVAMRERLERRLAREKQQRAEQQSRTQEIHQQLQDASTAVNEREVAHAMAVEMEMDRHLNSSRFGGDIISSASSTCATPQLRAVSTVASRGNSASPGVSRPCPGPAAQDPEGRPQDTFVLPNSSVCSGSAGSTGHFDHLGGTSSAFSGIPGVVTSLGHAPAAAPAMEAADGPVHSNPTERTDESQ